Proteins from a genomic interval of Flammeovirgaceae bacterium SG7u.111:
- a CDS encoding sialate O-acetylesterase — MLRTILFFVIFICLSTFSLFAKVTLPAVFQENMVLQRDMPVRVWGWANPRERVAVTLRGRSYVTYTNRAGEWEVMMDPLPAGGPFQLNVLGKNLITIDNVMIGDVWLCSGQSNMRWRVKDSKNAEQEIQNARYPAIRLLNIPTARSFRPAPDMPPAVWEETLPETIGDFSAVGYYFGRFLYEKMQVPIGLVNVSWGGTNVQAWMPSESLIDNPKYKTPIELTKGLPGTVEEVEKSQGKPLDKNKYPSLIYNAMVAPFSKMTIKGVIWYQGEANANRNESYEYQTLFPTLISSWREKWGQEFPFLFVQLANFKKAAEYPEENSWAELREAQLKTLELPKTGMAVTIDIGDATNIHPKNKQEVGRRLGLAALSQAYGEKDVVSSGPLYDSAWVEGNKMKIRFTETGSGLASTDKYGYLKSFSIAGENREFSWAKAEITSANELVVFNDSISKPMAVRYAWAINPAEANLINKEGLPASPFRTDDWPGITDSVNIRQAFLPKESIDTVDVANRSMENLSAKVPPLALPQPENLKEWKGQRDYYRGKVMESLGLRPSDMPGAKPVRARFVGAPLDYPDYQIRKLLYEAETGFWVTANLYIPKKGEAPYPAVVYFAGHTYEGKFTEDYQKAMISFAKKGYVVLGPDELGGGERKFTGQTGAYLYLTGTSPGGLQVRDGVKAVDYLHSRTDLVDTTRIAATGHSGGAFHTFYLSAIDERIKCAAPIMYIASYEGMIRSSKAHTMDNYVVHPRMYFEQSQLLSLIAPRPVFMGVGEQDFFPIDAAMETYENAKKIYELYGAGENLQIEAIDTGHVYTPQHRESVNAFFNKNFNVDAPSNEPEITVEAVENLTVGMPSYSAATLSTVAYNRSRNLPDTKLEGDALKEKIKDVLGFSTYYQPSLEIRASTPELNNKDSVVKERVIVETEPEVQLVGELYYKENTKNNPVVYLLGGSEGQKDSLVQQGFAVFEMEPRAGNNGERNKSRNKIDLEYLTFSSGVFLGKPLFGQKVFDVLRGLDYIKTRRKVCDLDKIALLSPDSSLFSLIAIYVAALDDQVKTTVISRPLMTYKAAGTSESFWHDWPFAIFQTNILKFADVPDVAELIAPRALFLSEGKDTANKPILSGELRGIRSEYTKQKAFGNLKINSAATFEQQLQFLIEKN; from the coding sequence ATGCTTCGAACTATCCTATTCTTCGTTATTTTTATTTGCTTATCAACATTCTCCCTTTTTGCCAAAGTTACCCTTCCTGCTGTTTTTCAGGAAAATATGGTGCTTCAGCGAGATATGCCAGTGCGGGTATGGGGCTGGGCAAACCCACGAGAAAGGGTAGCGGTAACACTTCGAGGAAGGAGCTATGTGACCTATACGAACAGGGCAGGGGAGTGGGAAGTAATGATGGATCCGTTGCCAGCGGGTGGTCCTTTTCAGCTCAATGTGTTGGGAAAAAATTTGATTACCATAGATAATGTAATGATAGGGGATGTCTGGCTCTGCTCTGGGCAGTCGAACATGCGCTGGAGGGTGAAAGATTCTAAAAATGCCGAGCAGGAAATTCAAAATGCTCGCTACCCCGCCATTAGGTTGCTCAATATTCCTACTGCCCGATCTTTCCGCCCTGCCCCTGATATGCCTCCTGCGGTTTGGGAAGAAACCCTGCCAGAAACTATTGGTGATTTTTCTGCAGTCGGTTACTACTTTGGACGGTTTTTGTATGAAAAAATGCAAGTGCCCATTGGGCTGGTTAACGTGAGCTGGGGCGGAACGAATGTACAAGCCTGGATGCCTTCCGAGAGCCTGATTGATAACCCGAAATACAAAACACCCATTGAGCTTACGAAAGGCTTACCAGGTACGGTAGAGGAAGTTGAAAAAAGCCAAGGCAAGCCGCTCGATAAAAACAAATACCCTTCACTGATCTACAATGCCATGGTTGCCCCTTTTTCCAAGATGACGATTAAAGGAGTGATTTGGTACCAAGGTGAAGCGAATGCTAACAGGAATGAATCGTACGAATACCAAACGCTTTTCCCCACACTTATCAGCAGTTGGCGGGAAAAGTGGGGGCAAGAATTTCCTTTTTTGTTTGTGCAGTTGGCAAATTTCAAAAAAGCTGCCGAGTATCCAGAAGAGAATAGCTGGGCAGAGTTGAGAGAAGCGCAATTGAAGACTTTGGAGTTGCCCAAAACAGGAATGGCGGTTACCATCGACATTGGTGATGCAACTAATATTCATCCTAAAAACAAACAGGAAGTAGGGCGAAGGCTTGGGTTGGCAGCACTTTCTCAGGCTTATGGCGAGAAGGACGTCGTTTCTTCAGGTCCCCTTTACGATTCGGCTTGGGTAGAAGGAAATAAAATGAAAATCCGATTTACAGAAACAGGCTCAGGTTTGGCTTCTACGGATAAATATGGCTACTTAAAGAGTTTTTCCATAGCAGGTGAAAACCGAGAGTTTAGCTGGGCGAAAGCGGAAATCACTTCAGCAAATGAATTAGTGGTTTTTAATGATTCTATTTCCAAGCCGATGGCAGTTCGCTATGCATGGGCTATAAACCCCGCTGAAGCGAATTTGATAAATAAAGAAGGTTTACCTGCCTCCCCTTTTCGCACCGACGACTGGCCAGGCATCACCGACTCGGTGAATATAAGGCAAGCTTTTTTACCAAAAGAAAGTATCGATACCGTAGATGTAGCCAATCGTTCGATGGAAAACCTTTCTGCTAAAGTACCTCCTTTGGCACTTCCCCAACCAGAAAATCTGAAAGAGTGGAAAGGTCAAAGGGACTATTACCGTGGAAAAGTAATGGAATCCCTTGGGTTGCGTCCTTCAGATATGCCGGGGGCGAAACCTGTACGGGCAAGGTTTGTTGGTGCACCACTCGATTATCCTGATTATCAGATCAGGAAATTGCTATACGAGGCAGAAACTGGTTTTTGGGTGACGGCAAATTTGTATATTCCTAAAAAAGGGGAAGCTCCTTATCCGGCGGTGGTGTATTTTGCTGGGCATACTTACGAAGGGAAGTTTACCGAAGATTACCAAAAAGCCATGATCAGCTTTGCCAAGAAAGGCTACGTAGTGCTAGGGCCAGACGAGCTTGGTGGAGGGGAACGGAAGTTTACAGGCCAGACGGGAGCATACCTTTACCTCACGGGAACAAGTCCAGGCGGTTTGCAAGTGAGAGATGGAGTTAAGGCGGTGGATTACCTCCATTCTCGCACCGATTTGGTTGATACTACCCGAATTGCAGCAACAGGTCATTCGGGCGGAGCATTTCACACTTTTTACCTTTCTGCCATAGACGAGCGCATAAAATGTGCAGCTCCTATCATGTACATAGCCTCGTATGAAGGCATGATCCGTTCGAGCAAAGCTCATACGATGGATAATTATGTGGTGCACCCAAGAATGTATTTTGAGCAATCGCAACTCTTAAGCCTGATAGCTCCCCGACCTGTTTTTATGGGCGTGGGCGAGCAAGATTTTTTTCCCATAGATGCTGCTATGGAAACTTACGAGAATGCGAAAAAAATTTATGAATTGTATGGAGCAGGGGAGAACCTGCAAATAGAAGCCATTGATACAGGGCATGTTTATACACCCCAACACCGAGAGTCGGTAAATGCTTTTTTCAATAAGAATTTCAATGTAGATGCGCCTAGCAACGAGCCTGAAATAACAGTAGAAGCAGTTGAGAATTTAACAGTGGGGATGCCTTCCTATTCTGCTGCAACGCTTTCGACCGTAGCCTATAATCGAAGTAGAAATTTGCCTGACACCAAGCTGGAAGGCGATGCGCTGAAAGAAAAAATAAAAGATGTGTTGGGTTTTTCCACCTATTATCAGCCCAGCTTGGAAATTAGGGCGAGCACACCTGAGCTGAACAACAAGGATTCGGTGGTAAAGGAGCGGGTGATTGTGGAAACTGAGCCAGAGGTGCAGTTGGTAGGGGAACTTTATTATAAGGAGAATACAAAAAACAATCCTGTAGTCTATCTTTTGGGAGGAAGTGAAGGGCAAAAAGATTCTTTGGTTCAGCAAGGATTTGCTGTTTTTGAAATGGAACCGCGGGCTGGAAATAATGGAGAAAGGAATAAAAGTAGGAACAAAATAGATCTAGAATATTTGACTTTTTCTAGTGGGGTTTTCTTAGGAAAGCCACTTTTTGGGCAAAAAGTATTTGATGTGTTGCGAGGGTTGGATTACATCAAAACTAGAAGGAAAGTTTGTGATTTGGATAAAATAGCTCTTCTGTCTCCAGATAGTAGTTTATTCTCACTGATTGCTATTTATGTAGCAGCTTTGGACGATCAGGTAAAAACTACGGTGATATCAAGACCGCTCATGACCTATAAAGCAGCAGGGACTTCCGAAAGCTTTTGGCATGATTGGCCGTTTGCCATTTTCCAGACCAATATCTTGAAATTTGCTGATGTACCCGATGTAGCTGAGCTGATTGCACCAAGGGCTTTGTTCCTAAGCGAAGGAAAAGACACGGCGAACAAGCCTATTTTGAGTGGAGAATTGAGGGGGATTCGTTCGGAATATACGAAGCAAAAAGCCTTTGGAAACCTTAAAATAAATTCGGCGGCAACCTTCGAACAGCAGTTACAATTTTTGATAGAAAAAAATTAG
- a CDS encoding FtsX-like permease family protein: protein MLKSYFLITLRNLWKRKVFTVINVMGLAIGIAGFLLILQYVFYEYSYDTFHAKADQIYRVRYDVWQNGKKTIECAAAVPAVGPAMKDNFPEVKEYARLFPISGVMTYVRPDGFSIALREEKMQIATPSVFSMFSFKLLKGNPETALEGSDKVVLSERAAKKYFGEEDPIGKILDLGGLSDNEINLSVSGVMENVPENSHIKFDFLISYQALNDRTDNAAETAWGWYDFNTYVELEEGVDPFAFQEKWDAWLENEKKEEWEKRNSKSRFELQPLTSIHLYSNLLQESEPQEQGDGDIVKFLMIIAGFILLIAWVNYVNLSTSRAAERANEVGVRKAMGAYRGQLVKQFMFESVLLNLLATFIALALVSLLLPYFQELTQKPLSFAVFSQTWFWVALPTLFLIGAVLSGWYPSLVLSSYKPVAVLKGKFSSSKGGVLLRQGLVIFQFAATIVLVAGTVTVYRQLDFMMDQDLGFDMNKTLVVKAPEVVDSTYVSQFKTFKNELLRSNAQIKSVTASSNVPGDEIYWTNGIKRLHGGPESHIVMYNVGMDYDYVPSFQLEMVAGRNYSLDYPSDSSAIILNEAAIEILEFESAEEAIGEYLVNGGDTLQLVGVLENYHQMSLKNTQAPILFKLRPDARSFYSIKLENGEFSNVMEDVQSQWNAFFSGNPFDYFYLDEFFNKQYENDQQFGSVFGIFAGLAIFIACLGLFGLSAYTAIQRTKEIGIRKVLGSSAGGIFMLLSRDFIRLILIANLLAWAPAWFVLERWLESFPFHIQTGWAVFVFAGLFILCIALLTVSFQTVKAATSDPIHALRDE, encoded by the coding sequence ATGCTCAAAAGCTACTTCCTCATCACACTTCGCAACCTTTGGAAAAGAAAAGTTTTTACGGTGATCAATGTCATGGGGCTTGCCATTGGCATAGCTGGCTTTCTATTGATTTTACAATATGTCTTTTACGAGTACAGCTACGATACTTTCCATGCAAAAGCAGATCAGATATACAGGGTGCGCTACGATGTATGGCAAAATGGAAAGAAAACCATAGAATGTGCGGCGGCTGTGCCTGCCGTAGGCCCGGCCATGAAAGACAATTTCCCTGAAGTCAAGGAGTACGCCCGCTTATTTCCCATAAGCGGAGTGATGACGTATGTGCGCCCCGATGGCTTCTCCATTGCCTTACGGGAAGAAAAAATGCAAATTGCCACACCTTCAGTATTTTCCATGTTTTCCTTCAAATTGCTGAAGGGCAACCCCGAAACAGCATTGGAAGGCTCGGATAAAGTGGTGCTTTCCGAACGGGCTGCCAAGAAATATTTTGGAGAAGAAGACCCAATTGGGAAAATCCTTGACTTGGGCGGGCTTTCCGATAATGAGATAAACCTAAGTGTGTCGGGGGTTATGGAAAATGTGCCAGAAAATTCCCACATCAAATTTGATTTCCTCATTTCTTACCAAGCACTCAACGATCGAACGGATAATGCTGCGGAAACAGCTTGGGGTTGGTACGATTTCAATACGTACGTGGAGCTGGAAGAAGGGGTTGACCCGTTTGCTTTCCAAGAAAAATGGGATGCTTGGCTCGAAAACGAAAAAAAGGAGGAGTGGGAAAAACGAAATTCCAAGTCAAGGTTTGAGCTTCAGCCGCTCACGAGCATTCATTTGTATTCCAACCTTTTGCAAGAGTCTGAGCCACAAGAGCAAGGGGACGGTGATATTGTGAAGTTCTTGATGATAATAGCAGGGTTTATCTTGCTGATAGCTTGGGTGAATTATGTGAATCTTTCTACCTCAAGGGCTGCTGAGCGAGCCAACGAAGTAGGAGTGAGAAAAGCCATGGGGGCGTACCGAGGGCAGCTTGTAAAGCAATTTATGTTCGAGTCTGTTTTGCTCAATTTGCTGGCCACTTTCATAGCTCTGGCATTGGTCAGTTTGCTTTTGCCTTATTTCCAAGAGCTTACCCAAAAGCCACTTTCATTTGCCGTGTTCAGCCAAACTTGGTTTTGGGTAGCCTTGCCAACGCTGTTCCTCATTGGAGCAGTTTTGTCGGGCTGGTATCCGTCTTTGGTGCTTTCGTCTTATAAGCCAGTTGCGGTGCTGAAGGGAAAATTTTCTAGCTCCAAAGGAGGCGTGCTTTTGAGGCAGGGGTTGGTGATTTTCCAATTTGCCGCCACCATTGTGTTGGTCGCGGGGACTGTCACCGTGTATCGCCAGCTTGACTTCATGATGGATCAAGACTTGGGGTTCGATATGAATAAAACGTTGGTGGTAAAAGCGCCTGAAGTGGTAGATTCTACCTATGTTTCTCAGTTTAAAACATTCAAAAATGAGCTTTTGCGAAGCAATGCCCAAATAAAAAGTGTAACGGCTTCGAGTAATGTACCTGGCGATGAAATTTACTGGACGAACGGGATAAAGCGGCTGCATGGCGGACCTGAGAGCCATATTGTGATGTACAATGTGGGCATGGATTACGATTACGTCCCGTCTTTCCAGCTCGAAATGGTTGCTGGAAGAAACTATTCTCTCGATTATCCTTCCGATTCCTCTGCAATCATTTTAAATGAAGCGGCAATTGAAATCCTGGAGTTTGAGTCAGCCGAAGAGGCAATTGGCGAGTATTTGGTAAACGGCGGAGATACTTTGCAGCTAGTGGGCGTGTTGGAAAATTATCACCAAATGTCGCTCAAAAACACACAAGCTCCCATCTTATTTAAGTTGCGACCCGATGCGAGGAGCTTTTATTCTATTAAACTAGAAAATGGAGAATTTTCCAACGTGATGGAAGATGTTCAATCCCAGTGGAATGCATTTTTTTCTGGTAATCCCTTCGACTATTTTTACTTAGATGAGTTTTTCAACAAACAATACGAAAACGACCAGCAGTTTGGAAGTGTTTTCGGCATTTTTGCAGGTTTGGCCATATTTATTGCTTGCTTAGGGCTATTTGGTCTTTCGGCATATACTGCCATCCAGCGCACCAAGGAAATTGGCATCCGAAAAGTGTTAGGTTCTTCAGCGGGAGGGATTTTCATGCTCTTGTCCAGAGATTTTATCCGCCTTATCCTCATTGCCAACCTGTTGGCTTGGGCACCTGCTTGGTTTGTGTTGGAAAGGTGGTTGGAATCGTTCCCCTTTCATATCCAAACGGGGTGGGCTGTCTTTGTATTCGCAGGGCTGTTTATCTTGTGCATAGCGCTACTGACCGTTAGTTTTCAAACCGTAAAAGCAGCAACTTCAGACCCCATACATGCACTCAGAGATGAGTAG
- the argH gene encoding argininosuccinate lyase codes for MKLWQKGFSIDKKIEDFTVGRDRELDLNLARFDVLGSIAHITMLESIDLLKKSELDILTKELRKIYEEVAEGKFEIEDGIEDVHSQVEKLLTERLGDVGKKIHSGRSRNDQVLLDLKLYMRSEIMQISQMTNELFETLQAQSERYKNVLIPGYTHLQVAMPSSFGLWFGAYAESLVDDILLLQSAWKVANQNPLGSAAGYGSSFPLNRSMTTKLLGFDDLNYNVVYAQMGRGKSEKILAFALNSIAATLGKLAMDITLYMNQNFGFLTFPDQLTTGSSIMPHKKNPDVFELVRAKCNKVQALAGEIIAITSNLPSGYHRDFQLVKESFMDGIADLKSCLEISEYALQQVKVTEGIIEDPRYRFLFSVEAVNEEVLKGVPFREAYQKIGKQIADGSYQDKTDVNHTHEGSIGNLCTAEIGAKMEKALASFNFSKVMAAESDLLLG; via the coding sequence ATGAAACTTTGGCAGAAAGGATTTTCCATAGACAAAAAAATTGAAGACTTTACCGTAGGTAGGGACCGAGAGCTGGATCTCAACTTGGCGAGGTTCGATGTGTTGGGTTCCATTGCCCACATTACCATGCTCGAAAGCATCGACTTGTTGAAAAAAAGCGAGCTAGATATTCTGACCAAAGAACTTAGGAAAATCTACGAAGAAGTAGCCGAAGGGAAATTTGAGATTGAAGATGGAATAGAAGATGTGCACTCGCAGGTAGAAAAATTGCTAACCGAAAGGCTGGGCGATGTCGGAAAAAAAATCCACAGCGGTCGCTCACGCAACGACCAAGTTTTGCTAGACCTTAAGCTCTACATGCGAAGCGAGATCATGCAAATCAGCCAGATGACGAACGAGCTTTTTGAAACGTTGCAAGCTCAAAGCGAACGCTATAAAAATGTGCTTATTCCAGGCTATACGCACTTACAAGTTGCCATGCCGTCATCATTTGGACTGTGGTTTGGGGCTTACGCCGAAAGTTTGGTGGACGACATACTGTTGCTCCAGTCTGCATGGAAAGTTGCCAACCAAAATCCCCTTGGATCGGCTGCTGGCTATGGATCTTCTTTCCCTCTCAACCGAAGCATGACCACCAAGCTGCTAGGCTTCGACGACCTGAACTATAATGTGGTCTATGCCCAAATGGGACGAGGAAAATCGGAAAAAATATTGGCTTTTGCCCTCAATTCAATTGCCGCTACGTTGGGGAAACTGGCAATGGACATCACGCTTTATATGAACCAAAACTTTGGTTTCCTTACCTTCCCCGACCAGCTCACCACAGGCTCTAGCATCATGCCGCACAAGAAAAACCCTGACGTATTTGAGCTAGTAAGAGCAAAGTGCAACAAGGTTCAAGCTTTGGCTGGGGAAATAATTGCCATCACATCCAACTTGCCATCGGGCTACCACCGAGATTTCCAATTGGTGAAAGAATCGTTTATGGATGGAATAGCCGACCTGAAGTCTTGCTTGGAAATAAGCGAATATGCCCTGCAACAGGTAAAAGTAACTGAAGGAATTATTGAAGACCCTCGCTACCGTTTCTTGTTCAGCGTAGAAGCCGTGAACGAGGAAGTGTTGAAAGGCGTACCGTTCCGTGAGGCATACCAAAAAATAGGCAAGCAAATAGCTGACGGTTCGTACCAAGACAAAACTGATGTAAACCACACGCACGAAGGAAGCATCGGCAACCTCTGCACGGCAGAAATTGGGGCAAAAATGGAAAAAGCCTTGGCAAGTTTCAACTTCTCAAAAGTGATGGCAGCAGAGTCTGACCTATTATTAGGATAA
- a CDS encoding aminopeptidase: MLIRIICRFFLWLFGWKVKGKVPDGTNKYLVVVMPHTSTWDFIVGIMIRPLLNMPECHYLAKKSLFDSKLGFLFYWLGGTPVDRSRNMGLVDQVVEKYEERERFGIAVTPEGTRALVPTLKTGFYHIALKANVPLVLGYFDFKTRTGGVSEELIYPTGDYEADLKKIKAFYQTIGAKHPEKFLWHQNWKSKIPWFANPFKFTLKLLLVFILSYLLINFKLVHYGLKQGYGQLEILVKAKPIENFLADPNYPDSLKQRINLVQEIRQYAFDSVGLDQSNSYTKMYDQKGKPILWVVTACKPFALKNKVWDFPVLGRVSYKGFFDSLALKKEAKALKEEGWDTRVRQVNAWSTLGILNDPILSNMLYRSEGYLAEVIIHELTHGTLFIKDNLQYNENLANFVGEEGAKRFLLHKYGMDSPEYKNYQQSQPDYEQFANYTLNFTKTLDSLYNTFDEQMTYKEKSTLKNKYIERYIQGIDSLEFTNPRYYGYFKNFHPNNAFFMAFVRYRASKNQFREQFENEFESNFVDYITYLKDTYPSIF; this comes from the coding sequence ATGCTCATTCGAATAATTTGCCGGTTCTTTTTGTGGCTTTTTGGCTGGAAGGTAAAAGGAAAAGTGCCCGACGGCACCAACAAATACCTTGTGGTAGTGATGCCCCATACTAGTACTTGGGATTTCATTGTGGGCATCATGATCAGGCCCTTGCTAAACATGCCCGAGTGCCACTACCTCGCCAAAAAATCACTTTTTGATTCTAAACTTGGCTTCTTGTTTTACTGGCTGGGTGGCACTCCCGTCGACCGTAGCCGAAACATGGGTTTGGTGGACCAAGTGGTGGAGAAGTACGAAGAGAGGGAACGCTTTGGCATTGCCGTCACCCCAGAGGGGACAAGGGCACTTGTCCCTACCTTGAAAACGGGATTTTACCACATTGCCTTAAAGGCAAATGTCCCGCTGGTGTTGGGGTATTTTGACTTCAAAACCAGAACTGGAGGCGTAAGCGAAGAACTTATTTATCCAACAGGCGACTATGAAGCCGACTTGAAAAAGATAAAAGCTTTTTATCAAACCATTGGCGCAAAGCATCCTGAAAAATTCCTTTGGCACCAAAACTGGAAAAGTAAAATCCCATGGTTTGCCAATCCTTTCAAATTCACGCTCAAACTGCTCCTTGTTTTCATATTAAGCTATTTACTCATCAACTTCAAGCTGGTTCATTATGGGCTGAAGCAAGGCTATGGCCAATTGGAAATTTTGGTGAAAGCCAAGCCTATCGAAAACTTTTTGGCAGACCCAAATTACCCCGATTCGCTGAAGCAACGCATCAACTTGGTACAGGAAATAAGGCAATATGCCTTCGACTCGGTCGGGCTTGACCAGAGCAATAGTTACACTAAAATGTATGACCAAAAGGGCAAGCCAATACTTTGGGTAGTAACCGCTTGTAAGCCTTTTGCATTGAAAAATAAAGTATGGGATTTCCCCGTGCTAGGTCGGGTTTCTTACAAAGGTTTTTTCGATTCTTTGGCATTGAAAAAAGAAGCCAAGGCGCTGAAAGAAGAAGGTTGGGACACTCGGGTGAGGCAAGTGAATGCTTGGTCAACCTTGGGGATTTTGAACGACCCCATCCTTTCTAACATGCTCTATCGCAGCGAGGGCTACCTTGCCGAGGTGATCATTCACGAGCTTACGCACGGCACGCTTTTCATCAAAGACAACTTGCAGTACAACGAGAACTTGGCAAATTTTGTGGGAGAAGAAGGAGCAAAACGCTTTCTGTTACATAAATACGGGATGGATTCGCCTGAATATAAAAATTATCAGCAATCGCAGCCCGACTATGAGCAATTTGCCAATTATACGCTGAACTTTACCAAAACACTCGATTCGCTCTATAACACCTTTGATGAGCAGATGACTTATAAGGAAAAATCAACACTTAAAAACAAATATATTGAACGTTATATACAAGGAATAGATTCTTTAGAATTTACTAACCCGAGGTATTATGGTTATTTTAAAAATTTCCATCCAAACAATGCTTTCTTTATGGCATTTGTAAGGTATAGAGCCAGCAAAAACCAGTTCAGAGAGCAATTTGAAAACGAGTTTGAGAGTAATTTTGTAGACTACATTACGTATTTAAAAGATACTTACCCTTCTATTTTCTAA
- a CDS encoding DUF5995 family protein, with product MKINQAETIEEVISELDKIILWSLENKSSLGYFPSLYKQVTARVKEGVEQEEFADNHRMERLDVAFANRYLEAFAAYLENETLTKSWQLTFDAQRQWWPLVLQHLLVGMNAHIHLDLGIAAAQTSPGDSVHHLKEDFNAINALLCLMIDQVQEALVFAWKPLKLIDAVAGQLDEGIAGHGIRFSRDFAWGNALRFSGMPYGASVWGEEILKLDGKVSKWGNKMIKPGGLFGLTAKCIRIMENKDVVKCIESLNNNKVVLKKQSLSKSE from the coding sequence ATGAAAATAAATCAGGCTGAAACCATTGAAGAAGTTATTAGCGAACTAGATAAGATCATTCTTTGGTCCTTGGAAAATAAAAGTTCTTTGGGCTATTTTCCAAGTCTTTACAAGCAGGTGACCGCCCGAGTAAAAGAAGGAGTTGAACAAGAAGAGTTTGCCGATAATCACCGAATGGAACGGTTAGATGTAGCTTTTGCCAACCGCTATTTGGAAGCCTTTGCTGCATATCTAGAAAATGAAACGCTTACCAAATCTTGGCAATTGACTTTTGATGCCCAACGACAATGGTGGCCCTTGGTCCTTCAGCATTTATTGGTAGGAATGAACGCACACATCCACCTTGACCTTGGAATTGCTGCAGCCCAAACTTCTCCAGGAGATAGCGTTCACCACCTTAAAGAAGACTTCAATGCAATTAATGCTTTACTCTGCTTAATGATAGACCAAGTACAAGAAGCTCTTGTATTTGCATGGAAACCGCTAAAATTGATTGATGCGGTAGCGGGGCAACTAGACGAAGGAATTGCTGGTCATGGTATCCGTTTTTCCCGTGATTTTGCTTGGGGAAATGCACTTCGGTTTTCAGGAATGCCTTATGGTGCTTCGGTGTGGGGTGAGGAGATTCTAAAGCTGGACGGAAAAGTTTCTAAATGGGGAAACAAAATGATAAAACCAGGAGGTCTGTTTGGCTTAACAGCGAAATGCATCCGAATTATGGAAAACAAAGATGTTGTGAAATGCATAGAATCACTGAATAACAATAAGGTAGTATTGAAAAAGCAAAGCCTATCCAAATCTGAATAG
- a CDS encoding DUF1573 domain-containing protein: protein MKKVILPLLMLFFAAASYAQQAQVIGTEAATFSWKAQEVNLGKIKKGVPAEAVFTFTNEGKAPLIITEVKPTCGCTIASWPKEPLQKGETASIKATYNAANKGVFHKSIRVYSNSTTPVAVLVIKGEVVETTVGR, encoded by the coding sequence ATGAAAAAAGTAATTCTTCCCCTGCTCATGTTATTTTTTGCCGCAGCAAGCTATGCTCAGCAGGCACAAGTTATTGGTACAGAAGCAGCTACTTTCAGTTGGAAAGCCCAAGAAGTGAATTTGGGAAAAATCAAAAAAGGCGTTCCTGCCGAAGCTGTGTTCACGTTTACCAACGAGGGAAAAGCACCGCTCATTATCACCGAAGTGAAGCCAACTTGCGGATGTACCATTGCTTCTTGGCCCAAAGAGCCGCTGCAAAAAGGGGAAACTGCGAGTATAAAAGCGACCTATAATGCAGCCAACAAAGGAGTTTTCCACAAAAGTATCAGGGTGTATAGTAATTCGACTACACCTGTTGCCGTATTAGTAATAAAAGGAGAAGTGGTGGAAACGACAGTGGGGAGGTAA